A single region of the Anguilla anguilla isolate fAngAng1 chromosome 17, fAngAng1.pri, whole genome shotgun sequence genome encodes:
- the LOC118216966 gene encoding uncharacterized protein LOC118216966 isoform X3: MTTQTAFENSTLAVHPGGTKVDWILYVVPASAFLLGLCLFSLVLIKHKRREERIRRLERLRKMRLTQRRVNGYSTESEDKAEETCKAQSAETQSYENVEAAIYFNQKGVTYYVPEADGDDYVTPDAEGCETDRGTAETQNDVNYLQPFQNLTDTDGESYENMEISLYAQPRKRTDTDTQDGDYVEPNETCEAQEEGEKHCNHQTDTDDESYENMAGSTYSQRHNHSDPCRPHTATAVQEEVEEEDSYVKMASIT; the protein is encoded by the exons ATGACCACTCAGACTGCCTTCGAAAACAGCACGCTGGCCGTTCATCCAGGAG GCACCAAGGTGGACTGGATCCTGTACGTAGTGCCCGCCTCAGCCTTCCTGCTGGGCCTTTGCCTCTTCTCCCTGGTCCTCATCAAACACAAGAGGAGAGAGG AGAGAATCCGCCGTTTGGAGAGACTGAGGAAAATGAGACTCACACAACGCAG GGTGAACGGATATAGCACCGAGAGTGAGGATAAAGCTGAGGAGACCTGCAAGG CACAGTCAGCGGAGACCCAGTCTTATGAGAATGTGGAAGCAGCCATCTACTTCAACCAGAAAGGGGTCACCTACTACGTGCCAGAGGCGGACGGAGATG ATTATGTCACCCCGGACGCGGAGGGATGTGAAACTGACAGAGGAACAGCAGAGACGCAGAATGATGTCAACTACCTCCAGCCCTTTCAGAACCTAACCGACACGG atGGGGAGTCGTACGAAAACATGGAGATCTCACTGTACGCCCAGCCTCGCAAACGGACAGACACCGACACGCAGGACGGAG ATTACGTCGAGCCTAACGAGACTTGTGAAGCgcaagaggagggagagaaacattGCAACCATCAAACAGACacgg ACGATGAGTCCTATGAGAATATGGCCGGCTCAACATACTCACAGCGGCACAACCACAGCGACCCCTGCAGGCCTCACACAGCAACTGCAGTCcaggaggaagtggaggaggaag aCTCCTATGTGAAGATGGCGAGCATCACATAG
- the LOC118216966 gene encoding uncharacterized protein LOC118216966 isoform X2 codes for MTTQTAFENSTLAVHPGGALNPTTTNHNMTRTRPSIQRTKVDWILYVVPASAFLLGLCLFSLVLIKHKRREERIRRLERLRKMRLTQRRVNGYSTESEDKAEETCKAQSAETQSYENVEAAIYFNQKGVTYYVPEADGDDYVTPDAEGCETDRGTAETQNDVNYLQPFQNLTDTDGESYENMEISLYAQPRKRTDTDTQDGDYVEPNETCEAQEEGEKHCNHQTDTDDESYENMAGSTYSQRHNHSDPCRPHTATAVQEEVEEEDSYVKMASIT; via the exons ATGACCACTCAGACTGCCTTCGAAAACAGCACGCTGGCCGTTCATCCAGGAGG AGCCCTGAACCCGACGACGACTAACCATAATATGACTCGCACTCGACCTAGCATACAAC GCACCAAGGTGGACTGGATCCTGTACGTAGTGCCCGCCTCAGCCTTCCTGCTGGGCCTTTGCCTCTTCTCCCTGGTCCTCATCAAACACAAGAGGAGAGAGG AGAGAATCCGCCGTTTGGAGAGACTGAGGAAAATGAGACTCACACAACGCAG GGTGAACGGATATAGCACCGAGAGTGAGGATAAAGCTGAGGAGACCTGCAAGG CACAGTCAGCGGAGACCCAGTCTTATGAGAATGTGGAAGCAGCCATCTACTTCAACCAGAAAGGGGTCACCTACTACGTGCCAGAGGCGGACGGAGATG ATTATGTCACCCCGGACGCGGAGGGATGTGAAACTGACAGAGGAACAGCAGAGACGCAGAATGATGTCAACTACCTCCAGCCCTTTCAGAACCTAACCGACACGG atGGGGAGTCGTACGAAAACATGGAGATCTCACTGTACGCCCAGCCTCGCAAACGGACAGACACCGACACGCAGGACGGAG ATTACGTCGAGCCTAACGAGACTTGTGAAGCgcaagaggagggagagaaacattGCAACCATCAAACAGACacgg ACGATGAGTCCTATGAGAATATGGCCGGCTCAACATACTCACAGCGGCACAACCACAGCGACCCCTGCAGGCCTCACACAGCAACTGCAGTCcaggaggaagtggaggaggaag aCTCCTATGTGAAGATGGCGAGCATCACATAG
- the LOC118216966 gene encoding uncharacterized protein LOC118216966 isoform X1, producing the protein MTTQTAFENSTLAVHPGALNPTTTNHNMTRTRPSIQRDSTKVDWILYVVPASAFLLGLCLFSLVLIKHKRREERIRRLERLRKMRLTQRRVNGYSTESEDKAEETCKAQSAETQSYENVEAAIYFNQKGVTYYVPEADGDDYVTPDAEGCETDRGTAETQNDVNYLQPFQNLTDTDGESYENMEISLYAQPRKRTDTDTQDGDYVEPNETCEAQEEGEKHCNHQTDTDDESYENMAGSTYSQRHNHSDPCRPHTATAVQEEVEEEDSYVKMASIT; encoded by the exons ATGACCACTCAGACTGCCTTCGAAAACAGCACGCTGGCCGTTCATCCAGGAG CCCTGAACCCGACGACGACTAACCATAATATGACTCGCACTCGACCTAGCATACAACGTGATA GCACCAAGGTGGACTGGATCCTGTACGTAGTGCCCGCCTCAGCCTTCCTGCTGGGCCTTTGCCTCTTCTCCCTGGTCCTCATCAAACACAAGAGGAGAGAGG AGAGAATCCGCCGTTTGGAGAGACTGAGGAAAATGAGACTCACACAACGCAG GGTGAACGGATATAGCACCGAGAGTGAGGATAAAGCTGAGGAGACCTGCAAGG CACAGTCAGCGGAGACCCAGTCTTATGAGAATGTGGAAGCAGCCATCTACTTCAACCAGAAAGGGGTCACCTACTACGTGCCAGAGGCGGACGGAGATG ATTATGTCACCCCGGACGCGGAGGGATGTGAAACTGACAGAGGAACAGCAGAGACGCAGAATGATGTCAACTACCTCCAGCCCTTTCAGAACCTAACCGACACGG atGGGGAGTCGTACGAAAACATGGAGATCTCACTGTACGCCCAGCCTCGCAAACGGACAGACACCGACACGCAGGACGGAG ATTACGTCGAGCCTAACGAGACTTGTGAAGCgcaagaggagggagagaaacattGCAACCATCAAACAGACacgg ACGATGAGTCCTATGAGAATATGGCCGGCTCAACATACTCACAGCGGCACAACCACAGCGACCCCTGCAGGCCTCACACAGCAACTGCAGTCcaggaggaagtggaggaggaag aCTCCTATGTGAAGATGGCGAGCATCACATAG
- the tufm gene encoding elongation factor Tu, mitochondrial: MAALAGLRACLPSVLQFSTSGLLHSSFKVCAVPLSRRGFAAEAKKVYTREKPHVNIGTIGHVDHGKTTLTAAITKVLAEAGGARYKKYEDIDNAPEEKARGITINASHVEYTTANRHYGHIDCPGHADYVKNMITGTAQLDGCILVVAATDGQMPQTREHLLLARQIGVEHVVVYINKADAVDDPEMLELVELEIREVLTEFGYDGENTPIVTGSALCALENRNPEMGVDTVMRLLDVVDTYIPLPKRELDKPFLLPIEGVYSIPGRGTVVTGTLERGVIKKGDDCEFVGRNRSFKSVVTGVEMFHQSLERAEAGDNLGALVRGLKREDVKRGMVMSKPGSIQPHRKVQAQVYILSKEEGGRHKPFMSNFMPVMYSLTWDMTCRISLPSGKEMVMPGEDASLTLDLRQPMVLEKGQRFTLRDGNRTIGTGLVTDVLPETPGESIKWG; encoded by the exons ATGGCGGCGTTGGCTGGGCTACGTGCGTGTCTTCCCTCCG TACTCCAGTTCTCCACATCAGGCCTATTGCACAGCTCTTTTAAAGTG TGTGCGGTGCCTCTAAGCAGGAGGGGCTTTGCTGCGGAGGCGAAGAAGGTGTACACGAGAGAGAAGCCTCACGTGAACATCGGCACCATCGGTCACGTCGACCACGGCAAGACCACGCTCACCGCAGCCATTACTAAGG TGCTGGCTGAAGCTGGAGGTGCCCGCTATAAGAAGTACGAGGACATAGACAACGCCCCGGAGGAGAAGGCCAGAGGAATCACCATCAACGCGTCCCACGTGGAGTACACCACCGCCAACCGGCACTACGGGCACATCGACTGCCCTGGCCATGCCGACTACGTCAAG AACATGATCACGGGCACGGCGCAGCTGGACGGCTGCATCCTGGTGGTGGCGGCGACGGACGGGCAGATGCCGCAGACGCGGGAGCACCTGCTCCTGGCGCGGCAGATCGGCGTGGAGCACGTGGTGGTGTACATCAACAAGGCCGACGCCGTGGACGACCCCGAGATGCTGGAGCTGGTGGAGCTGGAGATCCGGGAGGTGCTCACCGAGTTCGGCTACGACGGCGAGAACACGCCCATCGTCACCGGCTCCGCCCTCTGCGCCCTGGAG AACAGGAACCCGGAGATGGGCGTGGACACTGTGATGCGGCTGCTGGACGTGGTGGATACCTACATCCCCCTGCCCAAGAGGGAGCTGGACAAGCCCTTCCTCCTGCCCATTGAGGGAGTGTACTCCATCCCCG gcaGAGGTACGGTGGTAACCGGGACGTTGGAGAGGGGGGTGATTAAGAAGGGCGATGACTGTGAGTTTGTGGGACGCAACCGGTCCTTCAAGTCTGTGGTGACAG GGGTGGAGATGTTCCACCAGTCCCTGGAGAGGGCGGAGGCGGGGGACAACCTGGGCGCTCTGGTCAGGGGGCTGAAGAGGGAGGACGTGAAGAGGGGGATGGTCATGAGCAAGCCCGGCTCCATCCAGCCTCACCGAAAAGTGCAGGCACAG GTCTATATTCTCAGTAAAGAAGAGGGCGGCCGACACAAGCCCTTCATGTCCAACTTCATGCCAGTGATGTACTCCCTGACCTGGGATATGACCTGCAGGATCAGCCTTCCCTCAGGCAAG GAAATGGTCATGCCCGGGGAGGACGCGTCGTTGACCCTTGACCTCCGGCAGCCCATGGTCCTGGAGAAGGGCCAGCGCTTCACGTTGCGAGACGGCAACCGGACCATCGGCACGGGCCTGGTCACCGACGTACTGCCCGAGACCCCGGGCGAGAGCATCAAATGGGGCTGA